The DNA region AAACATCAGATGCCAATATAACAAAAATAAAATCCTCAGAAGGATTGTAAGTTATATGCAAAATCTCCTTAGGATAGTGCCAAGCCCCATCTTCAAAAACCATATCCTTGGTCGGTAATAATGAAACGTCAAATTCCTTTCGGACAATCTCCAAAGCGGTATTCCAACGCTCATCATGGAGTTCAATCGGGACGTCTACTATTAGCTTCATGAGATATCTCCAAATGACGGATCGTCCTTCGGGGGGACGTCCTTAAGCTTTTAAGTAACTCTCTGGGTTATTTTTATGGACATCCCCGGGCTTTGGTTGGGATTGTCGGGTCGCTGCGCACGAGCTTGCCACATTTCAAGTCCGGGTATGGTAAGGAGGCGCCTTTGGGCATCCAATTCAATGTCGCCGCTTCGCGTGACCCGACCTACATAACAATTTGAAATCATGAATATTAAAGGCAAATTCGTAGGTCGGGTCACGCGGAGCAGCCCTGGATACATTAAAAGTCCGTAGGCGCTTTCCCTGCCCGGATCGCTATGGATTCCTGAAATCTTATGCGAAGCGACCCGACATGGAAATTCCAAACCACGGAACGCTGCCTTGCCAACGTTCTATGTTATTCTCGCAACCTCTACGGCGCGGGGACCGCGCAACTACGCGAGGAAACCTTGCAACTACTACGGCGAGGAGACCTTGCAACTACCACGTCGTAGGAAACGCGCCCCTCCATCCTGTCCATCCTTCGGCAGGGGGATGCACCCGGAGGGACGCCCCCTACTCTTTTGAAAGTTGAGTCATTTTTCCTTCTTGAGATTCTTGAAGTCGGGTTTCCGCTTTTCGATGAACGCCATGATGGCTTCCACGTTTTCCGGGCTGCCCGCCTGCTTGGTCATGGCTTCGTGCTCCTGCGCCAGGGTGGCCGCAATGTGGGCCTGCCGCCAGACCATGAGGCATTTTTTGGTTTCCCGCAGCCCGTTCACCGGCCATTGGGCCATTTCAGCAGCTTTTTCCTGGGCTTTGACCAGCAATTCCTCATCGGAAAACTTAGCCCGGGCGATGCCGAATTCCAGGGCTTTGTCCGCATTGATCCATTCGGCGGTGAGCATGAGCTCAGCGGCCCGCTGGGCGCCAATATTCTGCTGCAGCAGAAAGCTGCTGGCGAATTCCGGGGCCATGCCCAGGCTGACAAAAGGCAGGCGCATACGCAGGCTTTCGCCCACGTACAGGACGTCGCTAAAAAACAAGGTGGTGGCGCCTCCGCCCACGGCGATGCCTTTGGCCGCGCCGATGAGGGGTTTGTCAAAGGCGGCCATGGAGCGTTCCAGAACCCGGTACGGAGACTCGCCCTCGGGCCGGCCGGCGGCCAGCTCCCCCAGGTCCTGGCCGGAGGAGAAATCGTTTCCCGCCCCGGTCATCACCACCACGCCCACGTCGTCGTTTTCCCGGGCCTGGTCGAATGCGTCGGCCAGGGCCAGCCATTGCTCGGTGTTGAAGGCGTTCTTTTTGGCGGGGCGGTTGAGGGTCA from Desulfatibacillum aliphaticivorans DSM 15576 includes:
- a CDS encoding enoyl-CoA hydratase/isomerase family protein gives rise to the protein MSDTVLQEFNDGVLTLTLNRPAKKNAFNTEQWLALADAFDQARENDDVGVVVMTGAGNDFSSGQDLGELAAGRPEGESPYRVLERSMAAFDKPLIGAAKGIAVGGGATTLFFSDVLYVGESLRMRLPFVSLGMAPEFASSFLLQQNIGAQRAAELMLTAEWINADKALEFGIARAKFSDEELLVKAQEKAAEMAQWPVNGLRETKKCLMVWRQAHIAATLAQEHEAMTKQAGSPENVEAIMAFIEKRKPDFKNLKKEK